One stretch of Segatella copri DNA includes these proteins:
- a CDS encoding NADP-dependent malic enzyme translates to MVKITKEAALSYHETGRPGKIEVKPTKPYHTQTDLSLAYSPGVAFPCLEIQQNPDDAYKYTDKGNLVAVISNGTAVLGLGDIGAMSGKPVMEGKGLLFKIYGGVDVFDIEIDEKDPEKFCETVEKIAPTFGGINLEDIKAPQCFYIEERLKRTLDIPVMHDDQHGTAIISAAGLKNALEVAGKNIADVKIVVNGAGAAAISCTKLYVALGAQVKNIVMLDSKGVITSDRDNLTEQKKLFATDRRDVHTLEEAVKGADVFVGLSKGNVLSKDMIRSMADNPIVFALANPVPEISYEDAMDSRPDVLMSTGRSDYPNQINNVIGFPYIFRGALDVHARAINEEMKMAAVHAIADLAKQPVPDVVNDVYHVNDLTFGPKYFIPKPVDPRLITEVSAAVAKAAMESGVARTPITDWEKYKQDLRQLLGQETKLTRKLHDTARLHPQRVVFAEGGNPTMLKAAVQAKQEGICQPILLGNPDRLNRVASRLKLDLSDIEIVDMRADNEQGRRAKFAKHLAEKRSREGYSFEEAYDKMYERNYFGMSMVEQGDADAFITGLYTKYSNTIKVAKDVIGIREPYKTFGTMHILNTQKGIYYIADTLINRHPDEDVLIDVAKLSAGTVKFFNEEPVMAMLSYSNFGTDNIGSPVKVKKAVAEMQKEFPELAIDGEMQVNYALNKDLRDEKYPFSRLKGKDVNTLVFPNLSSANGAYKLLQGLNPEAEIIGPIQMGLNKPIHFTDSESSVQDIVNITAVAVIDAYVEKIKKQK, encoded by the coding sequence ATGGTAAAAATTACAAAAGAGGCGGCTTTAAGTTATCACGAGACTGGTCGTCCTGGCAAGATTGAGGTTAAGCCAACAAAACCTTATCACACACAAACGGATCTGAGCCTTGCTTATTCTCCTGGCGTGGCATTCCCATGTCTTGAGATCCAGCAGAACCCAGACGATGCATACAAGTATACTGACAAGGGTAACCTGGTTGCTGTTATCAGTAATGGTACAGCAGTGCTCGGACTTGGCGATATCGGTGCCATGAGCGGAAAGCCTGTGATGGAAGGTAAGGGATTGCTTTTCAAGATTTACGGTGGTGTGGATGTCTTCGATATTGAAATCGATGAAAAAGACCCAGAAAAGTTCTGTGAAACCGTAGAAAAAATCGCTCCTACATTCGGTGGAATCAACTTGGAGGACATCAAGGCGCCTCAGTGTTTCTACATCGAGGAGCGCCTGAAAAGAACTCTCGATATCCCTGTAATGCACGACGACCAGCATGGTACTGCCATCATCTCTGCTGCAGGCTTGAAGAACGCTCTTGAGGTAGCTGGAAAGAACATTGCCGATGTGAAGATTGTCGTAAATGGTGCTGGTGCAGCTGCTATCAGCTGTACAAAACTCTACGTAGCGCTAGGTGCACAGGTAAAGAACATCGTTATGCTCGACTCTAAGGGTGTCATCACCAGCGACCGCGACAATCTGACAGAACAGAAAAAGCTCTTTGCAACAGACCGCCGCGATGTCCATACACTCGAAGAGGCTGTGAAAGGCGCCGATGTATTCGTAGGACTCAGCAAGGGTAACGTGCTCTCCAAGGATATGATTCGCTCTATGGCAGACAACCCTATCGTTTTCGCTCTTGCCAATCCAGTACCTGAGATCAGCTACGAGGACGCTATGGACAGCCGCCCTGACGTATTGATGTCAACTGGCCGTTCAGATTACCCTAACCAGATTAACAATGTAATCGGTTTCCCATACATCTTCCGTGGTGCACTCGATGTTCACGCCCGTGCTATCAACGAAGAAATGAAGATGGCTGCTGTTCATGCAATTGCCGATTTGGCTAAGCAGCCGGTTCCTGATGTAGTAAACGATGTTTACCACGTTAACGACCTTACATTCGGTCCTAAATACTTCATTCCGAAACCTGTAGATCCACGTTTGATTACAGAAGTTTCTGCTGCCGTAGCTAAGGCTGCAATGGAAAGTGGTGTGGCTCGCACCCCTATCACAGACTGGGAGAAGTACAAACAGGATTTGCGCCAGCTGCTTGGTCAGGAGACCAAACTGACCCGCAAGCTCCACGATACAGCGCGCCTTCACCCACAGCGTGTAGTATTCGCCGAAGGTGGCAACCCAACTATGCTGAAGGCTGCAGTTCAGGCAAAGCAAGAGGGTATCTGCCAGCCAATCCTGTTGGGTAACCCTGACCGTCTGAACCGTGTAGCTAGCCGTTTGAAGCTTGACCTTTCAGATATTGAGATTGTAGATATGCGTGCCGATAACGAACAGGGCCGCCGTGCTAAGTTTGCCAAGCATCTGGCAGAGAAGCGTTCTCGCGAGGGCTACAGCTTCGAGGAAGCTTATGATAAAATGTACGAGCGCAACTACTTCGGTATGTCAATGGTAGAACAGGGTGATGCTGACGCATTCATCACTGGTCTTTACACAAAGTACAGCAATACTATTAAGGTGGCAAAAGATGTAATTGGAATCCGTGAGCCATACAAGACTTTCGGTACCATGCATATCCTTAACACCCAGAAGGGTATTTATTATATCGCCGATACGCTCATCAACCGCCACCCAGACGAAGATGTGCTGATAGATGTTGCCAAGCTGTCTGCAGGTACAGTGAAGTTCTTCAACGAAGAGCCGGTTATGGCCATGCTAAGCTACTCTAACTTCGGTACAGACAATATTGGCTCACCTGTTAAGGTAAAGAAAGCCGTTGCTGAGATGCAGAAGGAGTTCCCAGAACTCGCTATCGATGGTGAGATGCAGGTAAACTATGCACTCAACAAGGATCTGCGCGATGAGAAGTACCCATTCTCCCGCCTCAAGGGCAAAGACGTCAACACTTTGGTGTTCCCTAACTTGAGTAGCGCCAATGGTGCATACAAACTTCTCCAGGGTTTGAATCCTGAAGCTGAGATTATCGGCCCTATCCAGATGGGATTGAACAAGCCTATCCACTTCACTGACTCAGAAAGCAGTGTACAGGATATCGTAAACATCACAGCAGTAGCTGTCATTGATGCTTACGTAGAGAAAATCAAAAAACAGAAGTAA
- the rpmA gene encoding 50S ribosomal protein L27, translating into MAHKKGVGSSKNGRESASQRLGVKIWGGQSIIAGNIIVRQRGNKHFPGENVAQGKDDTLYALADGIVYFHKGRKDKSTVSVLSPEVYAEKTKKADA; encoded by the coding sequence ATGGCACATAAGAAAGGTGTTGGTAGTTCTAAGAACGGCCGTGAATCAGCTTCACAAAGATTAGGCGTTAAGATCTGGGGTGGTCAGAGCATCATCGCAGGTAACATCATCGTTCGCCAGCGTGGTAACAAGCACTTCCCAGGTGAGAACGTAGCTCAGGGTAAGGATGATACATTGTATGCTTTGGCAGATGGTATCGTTTACTTCCACAAGGGCCGCAAGGACAAGAGTACAGTTTCTGTTCTCTCTCCAGAGGTTTACGCTGAGAAGACCAAAAAAGCTGACGCTTAA
- a CDS encoding GNAT family N-acetyltransferase: protein MKKKGISCREATSPEDIHRYHQLLKNYYRLKLRRFVPDEIFFQKLSTSSNARNVIITYKDKVIGGYTCIYNQGNAFLWFSAFKRKTYIHLHPDTMTIWQALSDAQEQDAQHLHFMDAGLPLKSNLYREFILGFGGKPVTKFRWFRFYPKVINLLLHWLYKD, encoded by the coding sequence ATGAAAAAAAAGGGAATAAGTTGTAGAGAGGCAACTTCACCCGAAGACATCCATCGTTATCACCAGTTGCTCAAAAATTATTATCGGCTGAAACTTCGCCGTTTTGTTCCAGACGAAATATTCTTTCAGAAACTGAGTACAAGTAGTAATGCCAGAAACGTCATCATCACCTATAAAGACAAAGTGATTGGCGGCTATACATGCATCTACAACCAAGGCAATGCCTTTCTTTGGTTTTCTGCATTCAAGAGAAAGACTTACATCCATCTGCATCCGGACACAATGACCATCTGGCAAGCACTCTCTGATGCACAGGAGCAGGATGCCCAACACCTCCACTTTATGGACGCAGGACTTCCGCTTAAGAGTAATCTCTACCGTGAATTCATTCTCGGTTTCGGAGGCAAACCTGTTACCAAGTTTCGCTGGTTCCGCTTCTATCCAAAAGTTATTAACCTGCTCCTCCACTGGCTATACAAGGATTAA
- a CDS encoding TetR/AcrR family transcriptional regulator → MAEINQYRQELKDRIISYAMPEFYKRGVKAVKMDEISQGLHVSKRTVYEIFGDKEELLLAGMMRQLEENRSKLDNFAKTQAKNVIDIISYVYKLQMERNGMVGVLFYEEVHKMPRVVKFFQENHAHEREESVRFFEAGVKEGLFRKDVDFNVVMDIGHVMMEEIMHHQLYRVHSMQEIYDNYILCLIRGFCTERGLEQLDRALKE, encoded by the coding sequence ATGGCAGAAATCAATCAATATAGACAAGAACTGAAAGACAGAATCATCTCTTATGCGATGCCTGAATTCTATAAGCGTGGGGTAAAAGCTGTCAAGATGGATGAAATCTCACAGGGACTTCATGTGTCTAAGAGAACTGTGTACGAGATTTTCGGTGACAAAGAAGAATTGTTGCTTGCAGGTATGATGCGTCAGCTAGAAGAAAATCGTTCGAAGTTAGATAATTTCGCCAAGACCCAAGCGAAGAATGTGATAGATATTATCAGCTATGTCTATAAATTGCAGATGGAGCGAAATGGGATGGTGGGCGTTCTTTTTTATGAGGAGGTTCATAAGATGCCTCGTGTAGTGAAATTCTTCCAGGAAAATCATGCTCATGAACGGGAGGAGAGTGTGCGTTTCTTTGAGGCTGGTGTCAAGGAGGGGCTTTTCCGTAAGGATGTAGACTTCAATGTTGTTATGGACATAGGACATGTAATGATGGAGGAAATCATGCATCATCAGCTCTATCGTGTTCATTCGATGCAGGAGATATACGACAATTATATTTTGTGCCTGATTCGTGGATTTTGTACAGAGCGCGGCTTGGAGCAGCTAGACCGTGCTTTGAAAGAGTAG
- the serS gene encoding serine--tRNA ligase, with protein sequence MLTLKLISEETERVVKGLEKKHFPNAREAVEKVLEYDKIRREAQQKLDNNKQQANQFAKQIGALMKEGKKEEAESAKAQVAMLKADAKALEEIMEKAQNDMTNQLLEIPNIPCEQVPEGKDAADNVVVKEGGEKPNLGEDALCHWDLLKKYNLVDFDLGVKITGAGFPVYIGKMARFQRALEAFFLDEARKSGYLEIQPPYVVNEDSGRGTGQLPDKEGQMYHANLDNLFLIPTAEVPVTNIFRDVILDEKDLPIKRCAYSACFRREAGSYGKDVRGLNRLHQFDKVEIVRIDKPGHSYESLNEMLDHVEGLLKKLELPYHILRLCGGDMSFTSSICYDFETWSAAQGRWLEVSSVSNFESYQANRLHCRYRHTDDKKIELCHTLNGSALALPRIVATILENNQTPEGIRVPKVLVPYCGFEMLDDKNFD encoded by the coding sequence ATGCTTACACTTAAACTTATCAGTGAGGAAACTGAACGTGTAGTTAAGGGTCTCGAAAAGAAGCATTTTCCAAATGCTCGTGAGGCCGTAGAGAAAGTTTTGGAGTACGACAAGATTCGTCGTGAAGCTCAGCAGAAGTTGGATAACAACAAGCAGCAGGCTAACCAGTTTGCTAAGCAGATTGGTGCCCTTATGAAGGAAGGTAAGAAAGAGGAAGCTGAGAGCGCAAAGGCTCAGGTAGCTATGCTCAAGGCAGACGCCAAGGCTCTTGAAGAGATCATGGAGAAAGCACAGAACGATATGACAAACCAGTTGCTCGAAATTCCTAACATCCCTTGCGAGCAGGTTCCTGAAGGTAAGGACGCAGCCGACAACGTTGTTGTGAAAGAAGGCGGCGAAAAGCCAAACCTCGGCGAGGATGCTCTCTGCCATTGGGATCTCTTGAAGAAGTATAATCTTGTAGACTTCGACCTCGGCGTTAAGATTACTGGCGCAGGTTTCCCTGTATATATCGGCAAGATGGCTCGTTTCCAGCGTGCGCTTGAGGCATTCTTCCTCGATGAGGCTCGCAAGAGCGGATATCTGGAGATTCAGCCTCCTTACGTAGTAAACGAGGACTCAGGTCGTGGTACCGGTCAGTTGCCAGACAAGGAAGGTCAGATGTATCATGCTAATCTGGATAATCTCTTCCTCATCCCTACTGCTGAGGTTCCTGTAACCAACATCTTCCGCGATGTTATTCTCGATGAGAAAGATCTCCCTATCAAGCGTTGTGCTTACTCAGCTTGTTTCCGTCGTGAAGCAGGTAGCTATGGTAAGGACGTTCGCGGTTTGAACCGCCTGCACCAGTTCGACAAGGTAGAGATTGTCCGCATCGATAAGCCAGGTCACTCTTACGAGAGTTTGAACGAGATGCTCGACCATGTTGAAGGTCTTTTGAAGAAGTTGGAATTGCCATATCATATTCTCCGTCTCTGCGGTGGTGATATGAGCTTCACCTCTTCTATCTGCTACGACTTCGAGACATGGAGTGCTGCACAGGGTCGCTGGCTGGAAGTTTCATCAGTATCTAACTTCGAGAGCTACCAGGCTAACCGTCTCCACTGCCGCTATCGCCATACAGATGACAAGAAGATTGAACTTTGCCACACATTGAATGGTTCAGCTCTTGCTTTGCCACGTATCGTAGCAACCATCTTGGAGAACAATCAGACCCCAGAAGGAATCCGCGTACCTAAGGTATTGGTTCCATACTGCGGTTTCGAGATGCTTGATGACAAAAATTTCGATTAA
- a CDS encoding Rossmann-like and DUF2520 domain-containing protein, with product MKIVFIGAGNLATNLALEISQSEHQIVQVFSRTWESASLLAEKVNCEPVNEMSKVVCDADLYIVSVKDDALEMLIPELCKGREDKMFVHTAGSMPMDVFKDYARHYGVFYPMQTFTKDKKVAFENIPIFIEGCGAFETSFLKRLAEQISRSVYELDSDNRKYLHLSAVFACNFANHCVAIGQQILENHHIPGSVLRPLVMETMDKASSHSAAEVQTGPAIRDDRNVMEKQMQLLEKQPELQQIYEMMSKSIFNFKR from the coding sequence ATGAAAATAGTGTTTATTGGGGCAGGTAATCTTGCTACCAATCTTGCGCTCGAAATATCGCAATCAGAACATCAGATTGTACAAGTTTTCAGTAGAACTTGGGAGTCGGCCTCTCTATTGGCTGAGAAGGTGAATTGTGAGCCTGTCAATGAGATGAGTAAGGTGGTCTGTGATGCAGATTTGTACATAGTTTCTGTGAAGGATGATGCGCTTGAAATGCTTATTCCTGAACTGTGCAAAGGAAGAGAAGATAAGATGTTTGTTCATACAGCTGGTTCCATGCCGATGGATGTTTTCAAAGATTATGCCCGTCATTATGGCGTATTTTATCCGATGCAGACATTTACGAAAGATAAAAAGGTTGCATTCGAAAATATTCCTATTTTCATTGAGGGATGTGGTGCTTTCGAAACTTCTTTCCTGAAGAGGTTGGCAGAACAGATTTCTCGTAGTGTCTATGAATTGGATTCTGATAATCGTAAGTATCTGCACCTGTCAGCTGTTTTTGCTTGTAATTTTGCGAATCATTGCGTAGCTATAGGTCAGCAGATTCTCGAAAATCATCACATTCCTGGCAGTGTTCTCCGTCCTCTGGTTATGGAAACTATGGACAAGGCTTCTTCGCATTCGGCAGCTGAAGTGCAGACAGGACCGGCTATTCGTGATGATCGGAACGTAATGGAGAAACAAATGCAACTTCTTGAAAAACAGCCAGAACTACAGCAGATTTATGAAATGATGAGCAAAAGCATATTCAACTTCAAGAGATAA
- the rplU gene encoding 50S ribosomal protein L21 yields the protein MYAIVEINGQQFKAEEGKKLFVHHIKDVEAGQTVEFDKVLLVDKDGSITVGAPAVEGAKVVVEVVNPLVKGDKVIVFKMKRRKDYRKKNGHRAQFTEVSIKSVIA from the coding sequence ATGTACGCAATTGTAGAAATTAACGGTCAGCAGTTCAAGGCTGAGGAGGGCAAGAAGCTCTTCGTACATCACATCAAGGATGTTGAGGCAGGTCAGACTGTTGAGTTCGACAAGGTTTTGCTCGTTGACAAAGACGGCTCAATCACTGTCGGTGCACCAGCTGTAGAGGGTGCAAAAGTAGTAGTAGAAGTAGTGAACCCACTCGTAAAGGGTGACAAGGTAATCGTCTTCAAGATGAAGCGCCGCAAGGACTATCGCAAGAAGAACGGTCATCGTGCTCAGTTCACTGAAGTATCAATCAAATCTGTAATCGCTTAA